TATAAAAGcacaaaatcaaaatatagACATACGATTGTGTTCCCTTATTTAACCAAattccatcctcttcattaTGTTTATCTACTCCTTGCGATATACTGACTATTCTTTCAAAAATCCCATCTTGTTCCCATCCTCTTTCAACTCCCATATGTAAGCTACATATACTTTGAACGCCCACTTGAATACTTTTCACTTTACATTTTTCAGGTATTGTGACTTCTAAAGTACCAGATAAGATcttatcttcaccttgaaaCGTTAATTCAGAGGGCAGAAGATCGTTCTGTCtaggtggtttaggtaataTCACTCCACTATGATAAATCATGCACAAGGCGAGAAAATCAGCGTAATGAAAACAGATAGATTCATTTGACaacaatgacgatgagaaagatgacaAGTAATGAAAATTGTACTACTGGTTGATACTCACAATCTAGGTAAGTAGATTTTCAAGTTACCCTTTCGATTCAAATTGCCTATGTCCGGACTGATCATTCTGAAATTGATAGGTCGAGGTACTTTTGGACCGTGGTCGAGCCTcggtggattaggattaAACGTCCTTCCATCGTctgatgaagttggatttgaagttgaatttgaattgattAGATGTGGGGTCGAAGCAGGACCCAAGACATGGTCAATATCTCCCGATGTTCCTGCTGGATCCATCTTAAATATTATCAATGGGAGTCACTAGCCTTCATGACTGCCGCTGAATGAGGGCAGCGTTGCTAGTGATATAATACTTTACACTACTTTGGAGAAGGAATTGTTGCGAGAGGATGAGATCTTGTTGTCAACAACAAACGTGATCATCAGGCACGCGTGTTTATAATACTGCAAATTCCACTTTGGGAATCCCGCAAGGCAACTTTACAACGATAGCATGATACAAGTGATAATCTATACCAAAGATAAGTATCTACAAAACAGTATGAATGTCTCCTCCTAGTTGGCTCATCTGTTCGCTGGAAGGGTCTCTCCCACCTTCACTCCCACTTGTCTATCAGTGCTCGCGGTATTGACATCATCACCGTCTTCTGGGAATCTCATTCttttcatagcttctttaCCTAGATCTTCGAAACTACTCTCACACATGCAATCGTATTTTCTGTAATCAGATGACAattttcttttgatatcttccgATGTATCTTGTTCTGAATGGACTTTATCGTCTATTGAATCCATATTACAACTATCAATCAGCTCTTCTCATTTTCGAAGTGTTTTTGGGGTAGAAAGGAAAACTGACAAGCTGGTAGATGAATCGCATTGGTTGTAAGTCCGCACTGCGTGATAAAGGTAATCAGTATGGATTTCTTTTTGTTTGTCCTCTGTTTCTGGTAATTGGCGGTTGGAGATGGGAAAGATACTCACGCTCGGTATGAAAATCGGTACTTTTACAGTCAAAGTTCgcgattctccttcttcagagTCAATTGATCTACCTGTCACATCCTGTCCTTTGACGGAATATGTTATCTGACATACTAATTCATGTTTCACCGTTATGGGTGTAATGGTGCTAAATGATTTTCAACTGGTATCAACAGGAGTCTAAGAAAATGAatcttttcgtttcttgACTCACCCATCATAGGTGGACGGTCTTATCAAATCATGATGAGGCATTCTGACCACAGCATTTactttccatccttctttgtgatgatgatcattaTCATGATCGTAGCCATTGCCACCAAACACCTCCCGTCCTTTCCACAATGGATTAGACGGGTTACCGAGTTCGTATAAGATGTGTTTCCTTGGTGATTCAGGTTTATGAGGAGGTTTATCTGGTCTTAGAGGTGATATCATCGAGTaagattggatgaaaagTAGTCGAGCCGAAAATATCGTAACTAAAGGTGAAGGCGATGGGATTTTGATTGAGAATAACATGATACAACCAAGTGTGAACTATAGAAAatccatcaatccatcaatcGAAAAACCAAAATGAGTAAAAATCGCAGAACGAAACATGAGTGATGGTTTTACGGGTTTGCCAGACTTAAGCTTGAAGGTTTTGGAAAATACGAAATGAGACTCAAACTCACTACGTCAGCCATGACATTATATGATAAAGATCCTAGACCATCTACGAACATGTCTTTGTTTATGTTTAGTTGATTCAATTCACCATCTGAAGTGGGATTAACATGAATGACCAGTGATTTTGAATCGTataaatcacctttcaacCATGTTTCTGCTTGAGGTTTTTTATTTGGTTTAGATGTCGATTTGGTTGTTGTAGTGAGAGACGATTGGCTTGTTCTCGAAAATATAGGATACAACGGTGGCGGTTGGTGATTTTCTGATGAATCAAGTGCTGCTGCTgacgttgatgaagaagcttcATTATTGATAGACTGCACCTGATCACAATTGTGATCGTGATTGTTGGAAGACGTATCTCCTCTTTCCCCAAGTGTGAGGTTACTCATATCTGTTTCGGTAGAAGTACTATTCCCTCTCTGTTCTATAGGATCGAGCGAAGGTGATAAATTTGATTCGGAAAAGGAATCGATTTTTGGAATGAGTCGTTCGAATGATTTTACATTGTATACAGTTTGATTTAAACAACTTTTATATCTCAATATCGTTGATAATGGTGAAAGATATTtcgaaattgaagaaagTGGTTTACTTTTATCAACATTATCTGACATGCCTTGAATACGAGCAGATATCATATATGATACATAACCGAAATCTACCCATTCCGAAATTGATATGGATGACGGTATCTTGATTGTGAATGGGAATCTATTCATAGTGGGGTTATCCTCTTTAGCTatgaacaaaaagaaaggtgaagaaaagaaacatcTGGTATTGGGTGACATTTAATAAAAGGGATGAGCATGACGTACGATTGTATACCTTTTTCCAACCAAAAcccattatcatcatcatttataTGTTGTGATTGAGGAGGTATGATATCAACTGATCTTTCAAATAAACCAAACTCTTCCCAACCTATCTTAACACCCATATGTAATTTCGTTATACCGTATAAAACAACTACTATTTTCTTAATTCTACATCTTTCACTTAATgtgatttcgattgatcCACTTAAAGTTGAATTCcgattttgatcttgatttaTCGTTGACGATTCGTCATTATCGATGGAAGTTGAATATAGTGTTGGATGGACGAATACTACCCCACTTTTGTATCCCATAAAAGATAGATGAGAGAACACGATGTACAGCGATAGATTAGTGTAATATCAGCATGTGGTCAACCACTCTTATAGTGAGGCATtagatcaggatcagatcACAGACCTCAAAAAAGAAACTTACAAAGTCGGTAAATGTATTTTCACTTCCCCCTGTTTACTTAGCGATCTAGGTTGAGCACATTTGAATATCACTGGTTTAGGTACATTCGGTATCATGTCATCGTTATTGACTTGAGgtagaggtgagttgatatCGTTCATAATCGGTTGTTTCGTTATTTGTCTGTATTGGGCGGGATTATCGGTCCATTTGCACTTGAGGTGATTAGGCCACCCCTTGATTTCTCTTATTGGGATTCAAGCGTTTTCGATATATCTTCAGGTCTACAAATGCGTTTCTGCTCTGTACATCACTCTAAAAGTGGATGTTACATGATATACTGCTATGTGTGCTGTAGCCTCTACGAGAGCATTTCGTGTCCGTATATACATTATTACCACAGTCCATCTTCCCCATGTTTATTCCGAGTCAAAGTGGGTGGAGTGGGGTTGGGAAAAAGATATATCAAGGCACAGCGTCATACCGCTTGATTAAAGTGGGGGGAGAGTGGAGAAAAGAGGACTATTACTAGCTATTTATAGATATCACCCCAATCCAATCGATCAAAGATGCATAAAATTGACATTATCCAACTGGGTAATACCATGATACTTTGCATGCACTTTACTGACTACCTGAAGGACCTGCTCGATTTCCGCTCATACTatctcttctagcttcatcttctttattTCCACCTTCATTAGCTCTTTCCCtcactctttcttccaattcatcctGCTCGACGTTTTGCATTCTTCTCATAGCTGCTGCTCCTAGTTCGGCAAACGTAGATCCACACATGCATTGTTTGGCTTCATCTGGACATGATAGGATGCAATCGATATCTCCAGGTGAAATGGCTTGGTCGGAGGAATCGTCTATAACGGAATCGCGACATCAGCTTGGagtatcttcatcgtcacaCTTAACGATTGAGGGTAGTCGATCGAATCATCAAAGCATGTGATCGAATGGGAGAAGTCAGaagaatcactcacaagtTGGTAACACCAAAGCGCTCACAGTAAGACAACACTTTGCACACATTGACTAGATTAGCTTTCATCCTTCTGCATCGCAAGGTCGATACGAATGCGGTAAGACTCACGGAAGGTACTGCAATAGGCATTCTGACAGACATCATTCGTAATTCACCTGGACCCTCTATGGGATCATCACGAACGCATCTTCCATCGAGTGAATAGAACACTTGTAATGTCAATTCATGTTTCACTCTTATTGGAGTGATGGTCCTGCGGTATATGCACAATTATCAATTTTTGTACTTCTGTACTTGATACTTAAGACATGATAGATGACGAGAAACCGAAACTGACCCATGGTTTGTAGTAGGTCTGATATTGTCATGACCAGGTAATCTAGCCACAGCTCTGATTTTCCATCCTTCGTATCCACTTATTTCAGGGGATACgttctttttcccatttcctggaacttctttccctctccaAAGGGATTCAACATTTCTCGCTGGATACCTTTCCCCCGGTCTATGGGGTCTACCcacttgatatatcacttGCTGTTTGGGTGCTTCTGGCATATGAGGTGTATTATTTGGTGTTCTAGGTGATATAATAGTATACGATTGTGAGAGTACGACACGGACTAAAAATATGGTGACGGTCGGTGAAGGTGCTGGAATATTGATTGAGATTAACATGACTGCTGAGATGGAAAACTGGTCGTTTGCAGTATCAGCATTTCCGATCATACCCAACATCACGCGCTCGGTTTGAAACGTATAACTTAGATGATGCACTACGAATAATGAATTACTCACCACATCCGCGTTGGCACTAAACCTCCATGTACCTAAGCCATCTAcgaaaccttcttttcttataTCCAATTGAGTCGGACCACCACTTCTCGAAGGGTTTGCATGAACTATCAAAGCTCTTGAAGCGCATAAATCGCCTTTCATCCAATTTGCGTTCGAGTTTGAGCCTGTCGTTGTCGTTGCCGTGGGATCAGTCgtcgatgagaatgatgattttctttGTGAAGGTCTTTGCATTTGTCCTGGTGAAAGAGACAAAGGTGGTATCGGACctggaagtgagtttggaccttgatcatttgattgTCTTCTAGTATATAATCCTTGAACTGAAGGTGAACCTTCACCTCCAATTGAAATCGCGCTACCTTCTAATGTATCTTCCAATGATGATCCTTGCGTTCCAAgtaaatcatctttactcGCTCCATGTTTTCCACTGATTCCTCCTGATGGAGATGACATCTGTGAAGCTGACGCTGAAGCGAGTCTATCTGATCTAGCTATCACTCTTTCGAAATCACCCACATTGGGTATAGAAGGATCTAATGAAGGTGACGGTGACGCTTTGAAtatggatgagaatgaagaagaagaagtgatacCTTCTACTCTTGCCGTTAAGATATATGATACTCTTCCGAAATTGTGATGATCCGTTGTGGCCAGAGTTGCAGGtaagatgatggtgaatgaGAAGCTAAGATACAAAGATGGTGTGGAATAAGTGTGAGATCCCATGTAAGAAATGCGAATCACTTACGATTGCGTGCCTTTCTCTAACcaaataccttcttcaccagtatcattaccattaccatttgaAGAACCTAATATTTCAACGCCTCTTTCGAAtattccatcttcctcccAAGTTCTTCCTACACCCATATGTAACCTACATACAGATTGTACACCTACTGAAATGGCTTTTACTTTTTTACGTTCTTTCATGTTAACTTCCAATGATCCTGATAAGACTGTATCTTCACCCGGAGGTTCTCTTGCTATCGACCCATCTTCTAAAGGAGGAAGTTGTAGTATTCTAGATGGACGAACCAGGGATACACCCCTaatgatatgattgatactATTTTCAGCTTACTTTTGGCAAGTCACGAAAGATGACCCAACTCACCAAGCTGGAACGTGGATCTTCAAAGAGCCTTTACCATTACTACCAGGACTTGAACTTCTCAAATATATAGGAGGAGGTACTCTTGGTCTCTCATCGAAACCCAACGGATTCAATGAAGGCGATCTATCCAAAGATGAACGAGCATAGCTCGGCGGTGGACGTGGTGAGGATGTTCTACCCCtaggtgaagatggtctACCTCGaggcgatgaagatgaggaagaagtaggatTGAATggcgaaggtgatgaagtagtTGGATTGtatggtgaaggtgatggtcCTCGACCAGTGAATGACATCTTCGACTGCGATAGGTTGATCTATCTATTGTATATCATAGAAGCTGTACTGAACATATGtacttgagaagaagaactcgGAGGAATGACaattttcttctcatatatatatatatataatattATGTTTACTGTGAATTGTATTCCAAGCAATCAGGTTGATGTCGAGTCGAGTCAACTTTCAAATTGTTACAAATAGTTGGGAAAAAATGTTCGAACAGAAAGATACAAGACCCTTTCGGTCTTTCGGCTTATTTCCCAAGATAACAAAACTATTGAAATCTCGGCCCGGTCTTTCTCATATTCAAAGGATATCACAACTGCTGACCGAAAGCAAAAGGGGGCAAACGTTCACGACTTTGACTGGTGAAGGGCAGATGGAACCAGGGAGAAGAGTGAAAAACATGAAGGGTTGAAGAGGGTTGAAGGGAATGGAGATGAGGCAATGAAGGAGTATCATGTAAATTAGCTTGATAAGCAGATCATCAAACTGCCTAGTGTCGTTCCCGTAACAACCTTAATTAATTATAATATCAACTACTCGTATTGAACAGGTCGAGTCAAACTAATCAGGCACGGTTCagaaatagatgaagaaaatggaACTGTATGATAAATATCCCGAAACAGCCCATACAGGGAATTAGTAGGAAAAATAGAAGTGAAAGCATCGGTCCGAATGTTGTTCGAAGTATCCATCGTGTACGATGAACGTGCTGTGTTTGCTGCTTTTGTTAAGGTGAAGAGACGATCCAGAAATACAGAGATAGTGAAAGATCGAGCAATGCTATGACACTGCTTGCATCATTCAGAATCAGCTGGTAGCGTAACCCACCGAAACTGGAACCGATGACATCCATGCAATCTCAGATCCAGATTGTAAAGAAGCACATCCTTTATGCATATCGAATCATATCTCTCCAGCATACTGAATGACCAAAATCAATTAGACGAGAAAAACCAgaaaaaaatgaaaaaaggtaGATTAAAGGCTCCCCTCGGTCCCCGACAAATAAACCCAATGAAGGGCTCAGACAAGACTTGGGTATAAGCGTGCGAAAGCTCCTGTTTTGCCCCATCATCCTCTTAAATCTCCTTCTGATTATTCCATCTGAACCAAACATGACATGTCGATATAACTTGAGAAAAATACGAAAAGACGTAAAGCAACGAACGAGCTTAGAAAAGTCGTTGAGGTTTACCCAtggtggatttgatggtAAGAGATTGGATGTTTTGCCACTAAAAACGCGATAACATCGTCAGCaaaatcaccttgataaCATCATTCTGATATTTTTGTAAGTATAGAAtttgatactcacttgtttcttaagaagagagatcaagaaattgaTGGCCAACATGGTGTTTTGCATGATTTGGTCTTCCTCCATATCAACGTGACCGACGGCGACACCGAGACAAAGAACCTTTTTAAGTTGGAATTTGATGGTGGATCGGACTTCGGTGACCTTTCGTTGAAGATCCTCAGAGTGAGAGACGGGGGTGGGGAATTTACCAGCTTTGGAAAGACCGGGACCGAGTAAACTGAACGAGAGCAAAAAGGGTCAGCAGGTTACTCACTCGCAGGCTTTGATTTGGACGTTTGAATTGATTCATGTGACTTACCGAGGAATTTGcttgatcaaagcttcaGAAGCAAGGAAAGCATCGTATTTTTGAGCTAGCTTCTTAACGagcttcttgttcttgttaAGCTTCTTCAAATCCTCAACGGTCATGAAGGGGAGTTCCTCATCAAGTTGCTTAGCTCTGTCAACGTCGGCAGCATCGGCCAAGATACAAAGTTGCATTCGAGGTCGGGGAACGTGAGGGAGCTTGACGGTACCGGACTAAATGTAGAGTGTGTAGGTCAGCGAATGTGCACTGACAGACTAACACAAGCCATAGTCTTCCTAAAGCTGTTTTCTAAGGGTAATTGATCACTCACGAATCGCTTGTCTCGTTGAGGGTCGTAGTTCTTAAGACCGATTTGGAGTTCGATGGTCTCTACAAAGTTTCTCTTTTTACCACCAGCTTCTTTGTGACCTTCtaaagaagattgagaaagaagggttTTGATGGACCCTCGCACGCTTGATGCCTGAAGTTTGGACATTGTGGAATGTTTTTGATGATCAGGCCGGAGTGAAACGGGtcttgatggatgaagaagaagcagaagagagaggaggaggagatagATGTAATTGAACAAGTGTATTCAGTGCAAGGGGGTACGGTGGGTTTGCGGTATGGTGGTGAAGAGCGGAGGAAGAGGTATTCGCTGGATTTACAATAGTTTTTTTTCATCGGAGTTTTGTGGTGTTCGGCGTTTTAGTTTTGAGATGTGGCACTTTATTCCTCTTGAATGTGGAGGTTTATAACAGTCTCGGGGGGAATCTATAGGAAAGATGAATGTTCGCATGAAGTGTTCGATCCATACGTATTAATACAGCAATCAAAGCATATCTTCAGTGAACAACAACAGCCAATCAGTACGCCATACCGAGCCACGATCAATCACCAACTACCAAGCTACTCAAGACATATACATCCAACAACTTATTCTGAAATGTCGAGAATCCCCTCACTATCAACACTACTATCCCGTCGTTCAAATCCAGCTATAATACCAATAGCACCTACACGATCAGGAAACAATAAACCGAAATCATTACAAAAGACCAAAAGAACTTTCAAACCTAATTTAACAAGGGTGGATTGGCCAGTTACATTACTTGGTGAACCTGTTGGACGGGGAGATGCTTTACCTAAACTGCGTGGTGTCAAAACTCAAATGAGAAGAGTTAGGGACGTTGAAAAAGCTGGTGGAATAGAAGGTTTGTTGGTGAGTTATTGACTATCTTCGTTCGGATTCTTGGAAGGTGATTCTAATAGGTAGATTGGCAATGTAATGTTGAATACACCATATCTGTTGTTTTCATCTTACATACTATCAGTCGGGTTGATAATACAATGACCAACGCTAACCAACTTCAACCGCACAGCTCTCACGTCAATCAAAAGATCTGACTCCATTCGGAGCATATCTGCGTTCACAAGTATTCAGTCAATTACACCGTATCAAAATCGATCTGGAAGCTGAAAAGGCAGCTAGGAGGGCTGCGGGTGGTAAATTACCTCTGGATGGGGTTGATGCAGGTAGTATAGCTGAGGAGAACGCAAATCGTGATTTACCATTATTGGAGGGAAGATAGCTATGAAACCCACTGCATCGATAGATATCATAGGAAAACAAAACATCATGTTGTATGGATTAAGGAATAACGCATTGATCACTCTTTCACAATCTCCCTCATCATTGTCCTACATTGATGAAATATTTTTTCATGTGTTCTGGCTCTGTTCTTTCTTTACTGTTGACCGTTTGCTGTTTTAACTTTCTTCTGCCTCTTCTCACACGCtcattcaattcattccGTGCTGACTCATATCATGGTGTACTCATAATCCGGTTCCATTTCAGCTTCTAACCGTCCCACTTACTTTATACAGCATTATTGGTTCAACGAACCGGATATGACTAGAACGATCGATAAAAGAGGAAATTCCTCTTTGAGCATGACTGGTATCCGATCAACTCACAGAAGACAATCCGAGGATTGCATGGTtatgatattgattgtcTCTCTGATTGTTCCATCTGGACTGACGATGGCCCTCTCAGTTTTTGAACGATTCCCCGCGCTCAACTGATGGAGGGAAATACAATCTTAAATTAAGTGGAAGCGCTAAAGGAACGTCAACCAACGTCAATAAGTTGATCTCTACTGTAAGGGATCATTGCAGACTATGTTCCAAGTACCTCCTCAGTCGATATCATTTCTGCGTGTCATGACATTCATTCAGACTGTACCTTCTACGCATTCCGGAATGGACAACGTTTCATTGCCCAATACTGCCAATGCTTCAAGGAATGATGACCTTCAGAAATAAGCTGAAGTCGAAAAGC
This genomic window from Kwoniella shivajii chromosome 7, complete sequence contains:
- a CDS encoding 60S ribosomal protein L1-A codes for the protein MSKLQASSVRGSIKTLLSQSSLEGHKEAGGKKRNFVETIELQIGLKNYDPQRDKRFSGTVKLPHVPRPRMQLCILADAADVDRAKQLDEELPFMTVEDLKKLNKNKKLVKKLAQKYDAFLASEALIKQIPRLLGPGLSKAGKFPTPVSHSEDLQRKVTEVRSTIKFQLKKVLCLGVAVGHVDMEEDQIMQNTMLAINFLISLLKKQWQNIQSLTIKSTMGKPQRLF